A genomic segment from Triticum dicoccoides isolate Atlit2015 ecotype Zavitan chromosome 1A, WEW_v2.0, whole genome shotgun sequence encodes:
- the LOC119360800 gene encoding adenylate isopentenyltransferase 5, chloroplastic-like translates to MECKGANTQSPKPKVVFVLGATATGKSKLAISLAKRFGGEVINSDKIQVYDGVPILTNKVTEEESAGVPHHLLGGVHPDADFTAEDFRREAEAAISRVLSTGRLPVVAGGSNTYIEALVEADGAAFRGAHDCLFLWLDAAPGMMEWYTGLRVDDMLRRGLVDETRAAFEEGADYTRGVRRAIGLPEMHDYLRAEREGAVGEAEMAAMLERAVREIKANTFGLVLQQAAKIRRLSTLEGWDVRRVDATAVFASMAEGLGGHKEVWESAVWEPCQEMVRLFLDVGTPTFHSASATLPTDLEVDEAMAGLPLHGVPVIPAPAVGDDHGSVVLLTPPALQGLVNGGSLNNGAAAVVLNGTDVVVDKEPACGAGHSDEHHGSYAGIAEAAPA, encoded by the coding sequence ATGGAGTGCAAGGGCGCGAATACCCAGTCCCCCAAGCCCAAGGTTGTTTTCGTGCTTGGAGCCACGGCCACCGGAAAGTCCAAGCTCGCCATCTCCCTCGCCAAGCGCTTCGgcggcgaggtcatcaactccgacAAGATCCAGGTGTACGACGGCGTGCCCATACTCACCAACAAGGTCACCGAGGAGGAGAGCGCCGGCGTGCCGCACCACCTCCTCGGCGGCGTGCACCCCGACGCCGACTTCACCGCCGAGGACTTCCGCCGCGAGGCCGAGGCCGCCATCTCGCGCGTCCTCTCCACGGGCCGCCTCCCCGTCGTCGCCGGCGGCTCCAACACCTACATCGAGGCGCTGGTGGAGGCCGACGGCGCCGCGTTCCGCGGCGCCCACGACTGCCTCTTCCTCTGGCTCGACGCCGCGCCGGGGATGATGGAGTGGTACACCGGCCTGCGCGTCGACGACATGCTGCGGCGCGGCCTGGTGGACGAGACGCGCGCCGCCTTCGAGGAGGGCGCCGACTACACCCGCGGCGTGCGTCGCGCCATCGGCCTCCCCGAGATGCACGACTACCTGCGCGCGGAGCGGGAGGGCGCCGTCGGCGAGGCCGAGATGGCGGCCATGCTCGAGCGCGCCGTCCGCGAGATCAAGGCCAACACGTTCGGCCTCGTCCTCCAGCAGGCGGCCAAGATCCGCCGCCTCAGCACGCTCGAAGGCTGGGACGTCCGCCGCGTCGACGCCACCGCCGTCTTTGCGTCCATGGCCGAGGGCTTGGGCGGCCACAAGGAGGTCTGGGAGTCGGCCGTGTGGGAACCGTGCCAAGAGATGGTGCGCCTTTTCCTCGACGTGGGAACCCCTACTTTCCATTCTGCATCTGCCACCCTGCCAACTGATCTGGAGGTGGATGAGGCCATGGCTGGGCTTCCCCTCCATGGTGTCCCTGTTATCCCCGCTCCTGCAGTCGGCGACGATCATGGCAGTGTCGTCCTGCTGACCCCGCCAGCACTGCAGGGGCTTGTGAATGGAGGATCCTTAAACAACGGTGCTGCCGCCGTTGTACTCAATGGCACCGACGTCGTCGTGGACAAGGAACCTGCCTGTGGTGCCGGCCACAGTGACGAGCATCATGGAAGCTATGCCGGTATTGCTGAGGCTGCTCCGGCTTAA